The genomic DNA GGTATCGGCTGAGGAACTCAAGGCGATCGTTGAGGCGCAGAGCCAGACCGCGCCGCCGCCTCCGCCGCGCGCTGCCGCGCGTCCTGCGGTGACCGCGGCGCCCGCGCCCGTCGCGCGCACCGTGTCGTCGGCGCCACCGCCCTCGTCGGGTCCGATGGCGGCGAACGAGGCGCGGCTTAGCCTCCTCGAAGCGATCGATCCGGTGCCGGCCGAGTACAGTCTCTTCAAGGACGAGGTCTCGCTCGGCCGCGGCGAAGACAACGACGTGGTGATACCGCATGCGAGCGTCTCGCGCGCCCACGCCCGGCTGATGCGCCGTAACGGAGTTTTCGAGCTGACCGATCTCAACTCGACCAACGGCACCTACGTCAATGAGCAGCAGGTGCGTGGCTCGACGCGCGTAACCAGCGGCAACCAGGTGCGCCTGGGCGACGTGCGTTTCGTGTTGCGCTACTGAACGCGCAAGTCACGCTTAACTCCAGGCGGCGGCGTCTGAAAGTCGGCTTCGGCGGCGGAGCCCTCGAAGCGGCGCGCCCGCCGCGGGCCGCGTTGAGCGATTCCCTTCGTTTAGTGTACGCTTGGCGTTCTAACCCTCAGGAGGTCTGTTTTCGTGCAGCAGTGTCGCCGATGAAGAAACTTAGCGGAGCGCAAATCATCATCGAAAGCCTGGTCGCCGAAGGGGTTGACGTAATCTTCGGCTATCCGGGCGGCGCGATTCTGCCCACCTATGACGCCCTGCTCGATTCAAAGATCAAGCACGTGCTCGTGCGTCATGAGCAGGGCGCCGCGCACATGGCCGAAGGCTACGCGCGCGTCAGCGGAAGGCCCGGTGTCGTGATGGTTACCTCCGGACCGGGCGCGACCAACACGGTCACCGGCATCGCCGACGCCAATATGGATTCGACCCCGATGATCGTCATTTCGGGGCAGGTGCCGACCACGATGATTGGCAACGACGCGTTCCAGGAGGCTGATTTCGTCGGCATCACGCGCCCCTGCACCAAGCACAATTACCTGATCAAGGACGTGCGCGATGTCGCGCGCATCGTCAAAGAGGCTTTCTATATTTCGAGCACAGGCCGGCCCGGGCCGGTGGTGATCGACGTTCCCAAGGACGTGCAGGTGGCCGAGCACGCCTTCAAGTATCCCGAGCGGGTCGAGTTGCGCGGCTACAAGCCGACGCTCAAGGGCAATCCGCGCCAGATTGAGCGCGCGGTCGAAGCCCTGGAGAAGAGCGAAAAGCCGCTCTTCTATGTCGGCGGCGGGGTGCAATGGTCCGGCGCGGCGCCCGAGCTTACGCAGCTTGCGCGCGGGATGGGCATCCCGGTCACTGAGACCCTGATGGGCCTCGGCTCAGTGCCGTCCTCCGATCCGCTGTGTCTGGGGATGCTCGGGATGCACGGTTCGTACGGCACCAACACGGCGGTGTGCAACACGGATTGTCTGGTGGCGATCGGCGCGCGCTTCGACGACCGCGTCACCGGGCGCATCGCGGATTTCGCTCCGCACGCCAAGACCATCATTCACATCGACATCGATCCGTCGTCGATATCCAAGAACGTCAAGGTTGACATCCCGATCGTCGGCGACATCAAGTCGGTGCTCGCCGACATGCTGACGGTGGTTAAGGGGCGCGAATCGATCGCGAAGCGCCGCGCGGTCTGGACCAAATGGCATCAGCAGATTCTCCAGTGGAAGCGCGAGAAGCCGCTCTACCAGAACGGCAACGGCCCGCGAGCGGGCGACGCGGTTTCGCCAGTTCATGTGCTTGAGGAGATGCACGGTCTGACCAAAGGCGATTGCATCGTCGCGACCGACGTCGGCCAGCATCAGATGTG from Candidatus Binataceae bacterium includes the following:
- the ilvB gene encoding biosynthetic-type acetolactate synthase large subunit, which produces MKKLSGAQIIIESLVAEGVDVIFGYPGGAILPTYDALLDSKIKHVLVRHEQGAAHMAEGYARVSGRPGVVMVTSGPGATNTVTGIADANMDSTPMIVISGQVPTTMIGNDAFQEADFVGITRPCTKHNYLIKDVRDVARIVKEAFYISSTGRPGPVVIDVPKDVQVAEHAFKYPERVELRGYKPTLKGNPRQIERAVEALEKSEKPLFYVGGGVQWSGAAPELTQLARGMGIPVTETLMGLGSVPSSDPLCLGMLGMHGSYGTNTAVCNTDCLVAIGARFDDRVTGRIADFAPHAKTIIHIDIDPSSISKNVKVDIPIVGDIKSVLADMLTVVKGRESIAKRRAVWTKWHQQILQWKREKPLYQNGNGPRAGDAVSPVHVLEEMHGLTKGDCIVATDVGQHQMWVAQLFPFEKPRSFLTSGGLGTMGYGLPAGIGAKFAAPERKVVVVSGDGSIQMNIQELGTAVQYNVDVKVIILNNYFLGMVRQWQEKFYQERYSYSAMSVPNFVKLAEAYGARGFRIEKQNELAPTMKEAFATPGPVLIDVVIPKEEAVMPMIPPGGAMSEMLFA